A genomic segment from Chelonoidis abingdonii isolate Lonesome George chromosome 24, CheloAbing_2.0, whole genome shotgun sequence encodes:
- the SLC2A8 gene encoding solute carrier family 2, facilitated glucose transporter member 8 isoform X1: MAAEESQPLLSSRKPSEQWLLPAESVPVLDAYLSKVQNRKLYLATFAAVLGPLSFGFVLGYSSPAIPDLKKISDSKLRLDTHEASWFGSVVTLGAAAGGILGGCMVDKVGRKLSLMLCSIPYVSGFTIIISAQNVWMLYIGRILTGLASGITSLVVPVYISEISHSKIRGTLGSCVQLMVVTGILGAYAAGMALRWRWLAVLCSFPPCIMLVFMSFMPETPRFLLKQKKRTEAMAALQFLRGSEVDHEWECRQIETHAEEQHRLSVAEFKNPSIYKPFLIGVALMFFQQVTGINAIMFYAETIFEEANFKDSRMASVVVGSIQVFFTAVAALIIDKTGRKVLLSLSGVIMAISTAAFGLYCKVILPNPQNSSQPDILTTLNSASIEAENNLAWLAVVSLGLFITGFALGWGPIPWLVMSEIFPLKARGISSGACVLTNWFMAFLITKEFHDLTGFLTSYGTFWLFSVFCILNVTFTVLYVPETKGRTLEQIEAHFRRSPAP, from the exons ATGGCTGCTGAGGAATCCCAACCCTTGTTGAGCTCCAGGAAGCCaagtgagcaatggctgctgcctgctgagaGCGTCCCTGTGCTGGATGCCTACCTGAG CAAAGTCCAGAACAGAAAGCTATATCTGGCCACCTTTGCTGCTGTTTTGGGACCCCTCAGCTTTGGATTTGTCCTAGGTTACAGTTCACCAGCTATTCCTGATCTGAAGAAAATTAGTGACTCTAAATTAAGATTAGACACCCACGAAGCATCATGGTTTGGG TCTGTAGTAACattaggagctgctgctggaggaataCTGGGAGGCTGTATGGTGGATAAAGTTGGGAGGaagctgagtttgatgctgtgcTCAATACCATATGTCTCTGGGTTTACAATTATCATATCCGCCCAGAATGTCTGGATGCTTTACATTGGACGAATATTGACTGGGTTAGCCAGTGGCATTACTTCACTTGTTGTTCCA GTGTATATTTCTGAAATATCCCACTCAAAAATTCGAGGAACACTTGGCTCATGTGTTCAGTTGATGGTGGTGACTGGTATACTGGGAGCTTATGCTGCAG GAATGGCACTCAGATGGCGCTGGCTGGCTGTGCTATGTTCTTTCCCACCTTGCATAATGCTCGTGTTCATGTCCTTCATGCCTGAAACACCTAGGTTCCTGCTGAAACAGAAAAAACGCACTGAAGCTATGGCTGCTTTACAGTTTCTGCGGGGATCAGAGGTGGACCATGAATGGGAATGCAGGCAGATTGAAACTCATGCTGAGGAGCAG CACAGACTAAGTGTTGCTGAATTTAAGAATCCATCTATCTACAAGCCATTTCTTATTGGTGTGGCACTGATGTTCTTCCAGCAAGTAACAGGGATTAATGCAATTATGTTTTATGCAGAAACTATCTTTGAAGAAGCTAATTTTAAG GACAGCAGAATGGCCTCTGTTGTTGTGGGTTCCATACAagtgtttttcacagctgtggctGCACTTATTATAGATAAAACTGGGCGAAAAGTACTGCTTTCTCTTTcag GGGTCATTATGGCTATCAGCACTGCAGCATTTGGGCTGTACTGTAAAGTGATCCTTCCAAACCCTCAGAATTCATCACAACCTGACATACTGACTACACTGAATTCAGCATCTATTGAAGCAGAAAACAATCTAGCATGGTTGGCTGTAGTGAGCTTGGGGCTGTTCATCACTG GTTTTGCCCTTGGCTGGGGTCCCATTCCGTGGCTGGTGATGTCTGAAATATTCCCACTTAAAGCTAGAGGGATATCCAGCGGTGCCTGTGTCTTAACAAACTGGTTTATGGCTTTTTTAATAACCAAGGAATTTCATGATCTTACA ggCTTCCTGACGTCCTATGGCACTTTCTGGCTTTTCTCTGTCTTCTGTATTCTAAATGTAACTTTTACTGTCCTGTATGTGCCTGAAACAAAAGGAAGGACATTGGAACAAATAGAGGCTCACTTCCGAAGATCACCTGCACCCTGA
- the SLC2A8 gene encoding solute carrier family 2, facilitated glucose transporter member 8 isoform X2: MAAEESQPLLSSRKPSEQWLLPAESVPVLDAYLSKVQNRKLYLATFAAVLGPLSFGFVLGYSSPAIPDLKKISDSKLRLDTHEASWFGSVVTLGAAAGGILGGCMVDKVGRKLSLMLCSIPYVSGFTIIISAQNVWMLYIGRILTGLASGITSLVVPVYISEISHSKIRGTLGSCVQLMVVTGILGAYAAGMALRWRWLAVLCSFPPCIMLVFMSFMPETPRFLLKQKKRTEAMAALQFLRGSEVDHEWECRQIETHAEEQHRLSVAEFKNPSIYKPFLIGVALMFFQQVTGINAIMFYAETIFEEANFKDSRMASVVVGSIQVFFTAVAALIIDKTGRKVLLSLSGFALGWGPIPWLVMSEIFPLKARGISSGACVLTNWFMAFLITKEFHDLTGFLTSYGTFWLFSVFCILNVTFTVLYVPETKGRTLEQIEAHFRRSPAP, translated from the exons ATGGCTGCTGAGGAATCCCAACCCTTGTTGAGCTCCAGGAAGCCaagtgagcaatggctgctgcctgctgagaGCGTCCCTGTGCTGGATGCCTACCTGAG CAAAGTCCAGAACAGAAAGCTATATCTGGCCACCTTTGCTGCTGTTTTGGGACCCCTCAGCTTTGGATTTGTCCTAGGTTACAGTTCACCAGCTATTCCTGATCTGAAGAAAATTAGTGACTCTAAATTAAGATTAGACACCCACGAAGCATCATGGTTTGGG TCTGTAGTAACattaggagctgctgctggaggaataCTGGGAGGCTGTATGGTGGATAAAGTTGGGAGGaagctgagtttgatgctgtgcTCAATACCATATGTCTCTGGGTTTACAATTATCATATCCGCCCAGAATGTCTGGATGCTTTACATTGGACGAATATTGACTGGGTTAGCCAGTGGCATTACTTCACTTGTTGTTCCA GTGTATATTTCTGAAATATCCCACTCAAAAATTCGAGGAACACTTGGCTCATGTGTTCAGTTGATGGTGGTGACTGGTATACTGGGAGCTTATGCTGCAG GAATGGCACTCAGATGGCGCTGGCTGGCTGTGCTATGTTCTTTCCCACCTTGCATAATGCTCGTGTTCATGTCCTTCATGCCTGAAACACCTAGGTTCCTGCTGAAACAGAAAAAACGCACTGAAGCTATGGCTGCTTTACAGTTTCTGCGGGGATCAGAGGTGGACCATGAATGGGAATGCAGGCAGATTGAAACTCATGCTGAGGAGCAG CACAGACTAAGTGTTGCTGAATTTAAGAATCCATCTATCTACAAGCCATTTCTTATTGGTGTGGCACTGATGTTCTTCCAGCAAGTAACAGGGATTAATGCAATTATGTTTTATGCAGAAACTATCTTTGAAGAAGCTAATTTTAAG GACAGCAGAATGGCCTCTGTTGTTGTGGGTTCCATACAagtgtttttcacagctgtggctGCACTTATTATAGATAAAACTGGGCGAAAAGTACTGCTTTCTCTTTcag GTTTTGCCCTTGGCTGGGGTCCCATTCCGTGGCTGGTGATGTCTGAAATATTCCCACTTAAAGCTAGAGGGATATCCAGCGGTGCCTGTGTCTTAACAAACTGGTTTATGGCTTTTTTAATAACCAAGGAATTTCATGATCTTACA ggCTTCCTGACGTCCTATGGCACTTTCTGGCTTTTCTCTGTCTTCTGTATTCTAAATGTAACTTTTACTGTCCTGTATGTGCCTGAAACAAAAGGAAGGACATTGGAACAAATAGAGGCTCACTTCCGAAGATCACCTGCACCCTGA